A region of Streptomyces cinnamoneus DNA encodes the following proteins:
- a CDS encoding thiolase domain-containing protein, with amino-acid sequence MDTTRDVAIVAFAQSDHRRSTAEVSEAEMLLPVLRDALDQAGLAPGEADFTCSGSSDYLAGRPFSFTMALDSVGAWPPIAESHVETDGAWALHEAWVKILTGDADTALVYAHGKSSAGEVRDVLSRQLDPYYAAPLWPDAVALAALQAQALIDAGETDEHALAAIADRNRTAAGGNPHAQLRAPVPAGDYVVRPLRTGDCPPVGDGAAAVVLAAGDTARRMCRRPAWIRGIDHRVEPHALGVRDLTDSPSTRLAAEHAGAFDAPLDLAEIHAPFTSQEVILRKVLRLGDDVPVCPSGGALAANPVMATGLIRLGEAAARIHRGEAHRALAHATSGPCLQHNLVAVLEGDRP; translated from the coding sequence ATGGACACCACCAGGGACGTCGCGATCGTCGCCTTCGCCCAGAGCGACCACCGCCGCTCCACGGCCGAGGTGTCGGAGGCCGAGATGCTGCTGCCCGTCCTGCGCGACGCGCTCGACCAGGCAGGACTCGCGCCCGGCGAGGCCGACTTCACCTGCTCGGGATCCAGCGACTACCTCGCCGGCCGGCCCTTCTCCTTCACCATGGCCCTCGACAGCGTCGGCGCCTGGCCGCCCATCGCCGAGTCCCACGTCGAGACCGACGGCGCCTGGGCCCTCCACGAGGCCTGGGTGAAGATCCTCACCGGCGACGCCGACACCGCCCTCGTCTACGCCCACGGCAAGTCCTCCGCGGGCGAGGTCCGCGACGTCCTCAGCCGCCAGCTCGACCCCTACTACGCGGCCCCCCTGTGGCCCGACGCCGTCGCGCTCGCCGCCCTCCAGGCCCAGGCGCTCATCGACGCCGGCGAGACCGACGAACACGCCCTCGCCGCGATCGCCGACCGCAACCGCACCGCCGCCGGCGGCAACCCCCACGCCCAACTGCGCGCACCGGTGCCCGCCGGCGACTACGTCGTACGTCCCCTGCGTACCGGCGACTGCCCACCCGTCGGCGACGGCGCCGCCGCCGTCGTCCTGGCCGCCGGCGACACCGCACGCCGGATGTGCCGCCGCCCGGCCTGGATCCGCGGCATCGACCACCGCGTCGAACCCCACGCCCTCGGCGTCCGCGACCTCACCGACTCCCCCTCCACCCGGCTCGCCGCCGAACACGCCGGAGCCTTCGACGCCCCCCTCGACCTCGCCGAGATCCACGCCCCCTTCACCTCCCAGGAAGTGATCCTGCGCAAGGTCCTGCGCCTCGGCGACGACGTACCGGTCTGCCCCTCCGGCGGCGCCCTGGCCGCCAACCCCGTCATGGCCACCGGCCTGATCCGCCTCGGCGAGGCCGCCGCCCGCATCCACCGCGGCGAGGCCCACCGGGCCCTCGCGCACGCCACCTCCGGACCCTGCCTGCAACACAACCTCGTCGCCGTGCTGGAAGGGGACCGGCCGTGA
- a CDS encoding Zn-ribbon domain-containing OB-fold protein, which produces MPEPLSAPMVVAFPFTRSLGPVQSAFLTGLRERTVLGVRTHDDRVLVPPVEYDPRTAEEIRDLVEVDPTGTVTTWAWNPAPRRGQPLTHPFAWALVRLDGADTALLHALDAPGPDAVRTGLRVRVRWAERREGAITDIACFEPYEHPTAVRPARPHDGVFPDPVTGIIAPARLDYTYSPGRAQTRHLRALAAHRVLGERCPSCHKVCVPPRGACPTCGVATTEPAEVGPRGTVTTFCVVNIKAKNTGHAEGTAVDVPYVYAHIALDGADLALHGRIAGIPYDQVRMGLRVEPVWTDGGRYPDHYRPTGEPDADYDTYKGLL; this is translated from the coding sequence ATGCCCGAACCCCTCAGCGCACCGATGGTCGTCGCCTTCCCCTTCACCCGCTCCCTCGGCCCCGTCCAGAGCGCCTTCCTCACCGGCCTGCGCGAACGCACCGTCCTGGGCGTACGCACCCACGACGACCGGGTGCTCGTACCCCCCGTCGAATACGACCCCCGAACGGCCGAGGAGATCCGCGACCTCGTCGAGGTGGACCCCACCGGAACCGTCACCACCTGGGCCTGGAACCCCGCCCCGCGCCGCGGACAGCCCCTGACGCACCCGTTCGCCTGGGCGCTCGTACGGCTCGACGGGGCCGACACCGCCCTCCTCCACGCCCTCGACGCCCCCGGACCCGACGCCGTGCGCACCGGCCTGCGCGTCCGGGTGCGCTGGGCGGAACGACGCGAGGGCGCCATCACCGACATCGCCTGCTTCGAGCCGTACGAACACCCCACCGCCGTCCGGCCCGCCCGCCCGCACGACGGCGTCTTCCCCGACCCCGTCACCGGCATCATCGCCCCCGCCCGCCTCGACTACACCTACAGCCCCGGACGCGCCCAGACCCGGCACCTCCGGGCCCTCGCCGCGCACCGCGTCCTCGGCGAACGCTGCCCCTCCTGCCACAAGGTCTGCGTACCGCCCCGCGGAGCCTGTCCCACCTGCGGCGTCGCCACCACCGAACCAGCCGAGGTCGGACCCCGGGGCACCGTCACCACCTTCTGCGTCGTCAACATCAAGGCCAAGAACACCGGGCACGCCGAGGGCACCGCCGTCGACGTCCCCTACGTCTACGCCCACATCGCCCTCGACGGCGCCGACCTCGCCCTCCACGGACGCATCGCCGGCATCCCCTACGACCAGGTCCGCATGGGCCTGCGCGTGGAACCCGTCTGGACCGACGGCGGCCGCTACCCCGACCACTACCGGCCCACCGGCGAGCCCGACGCCGACTACGACACCTACAAGGGACTCCTGTAG
- a CDS encoding crotonase/enoyl-CoA hydratase family protein: MPGTEHLTVDRVGATLVLTLNRPEARNALSLPMLAGLHDGWLAADADDDIRSVVLTGAGGCFCSGMDLKALAGRGTRDEAARARFKADPDLHWKAMLRHHRPRKPVIAAVEGPCVAGGTEILQGTDIRVAGRGATFGLFEVRRGLFPIGGSTVRLPRQIPRTHALEMLLTGRPYTADEAGRIGLVGHVVPDGTALDKALEIAELVNGNAPLAVEAVKACVLDAEGLSERDGLALELERGRPVLGTADAREGARAFAEKRPAVYRRA; this comes from the coding sequence ATGCCCGGGACCGAACACCTGACCGTGGACCGCGTCGGCGCGACCCTCGTGCTCACCCTCAACCGGCCGGAGGCGAGGAACGCCCTCTCGCTGCCCATGCTGGCCGGCCTCCACGACGGCTGGCTGGCGGCGGACGCCGACGACGACATCCGCTCCGTCGTCCTCACCGGCGCCGGCGGCTGCTTCTGCTCCGGCATGGACCTCAAGGCACTCGCCGGCCGTGGCACGCGGGACGAAGCCGCCAGGGCCCGCTTCAAGGCCGACCCCGACCTGCACTGGAAGGCCATGCTCCGCCACCACCGGCCGCGCAAGCCCGTGATCGCCGCGGTCGAGGGCCCCTGCGTCGCCGGCGGCACCGAGATCCTCCAGGGCACCGACATCCGCGTCGCCGGCCGCGGCGCCACCTTCGGCCTCTTCGAGGTCAGGCGCGGCCTCTTCCCCATCGGCGGCTCGACCGTCCGCCTGCCCCGCCAGATCCCCCGCACCCACGCCCTCGAAATGCTGCTCACCGGACGCCCGTACACCGCCGACGAAGCCGGGCGCATCGGCCTCGTCGGCCACGTCGTCCCCGACGGCACCGCCCTCGACAAGGCACTGGAGATCGCCGAACTCGTCAACGGCAACGCGCCCTTGGCCGTCGAGGCCGTCAAGGCCTGCGTCCTCGACGCCGAAGGGCTCAGCGAGCGCGACGGCCTCGCCCTCGAACTCGAACGCGGCCGGCCCGTCCTCGGCACCGCCGACGCCCGGGAAGGCGCCCGCGCCTTCGCCGAGAAGCGCCCCGCCGTCTACCGCCGCGCCTGA
- a CDS encoding acyl-CoA synthetase: MDFNLADLFESVAATVPAREALVHAGRADGGAERRLTYAELDAAAGRLAHHLLDAGVRPGEHVGLHLYNGVEYLQTLFACLKIRAVPVNVNYRYVEEELAHLYRDADLVALVFDAEFTGRVAAALPRSGDRMRHLIRVGPPPGATAEPGITPVPFADAEAAGSPGRDFAPRSGDDRFIIYTGGTTGMPKGVVWRQEDLFFSGLAGGAPRGEPAKRPQEVAERVAAGGEGLVFFPMAPLMHGTATLTALVAFCLGQKVVLQRRYDPGRALRTVARERVTSSSLVGDAMLRPLLDALAGPSRGADCSSLLSVSSSGAVLSETVRAQFAELLPGVLLINNFGSSESGFNGTATDDAGLERGFRLRVNDRTAVVDPVTHRPAPSGVPGRLAQRGHVPLGYYNDPEKTAETFFTAGGERWVLLGDMATVDSEGVVTVLGRGSQCINTGGEKVFPEEVEQVLKAHPSVYDALVTGVPDPRWGQRVAAVVQPREGADPPSLTALQAHCRARLAGYKVPRTLVLTDRVQRSPSGKADYRWARAVAEGAPA; this comes from the coding sequence GTGGACTTCAACCTCGCGGATCTCTTCGAGTCGGTCGCGGCCACGGTCCCCGCCCGGGAGGCCCTCGTCCACGCCGGCCGCGCGGACGGCGGTGCGGAGCGCCGGCTGACGTACGCGGAGCTCGACGCGGCGGCCGGCCGGCTCGCGCACCACCTCCTGGACGCCGGCGTCCGGCCGGGCGAGCACGTGGGCCTCCACCTCTACAACGGCGTCGAATACCTCCAGACGCTCTTCGCCTGCCTGAAGATCCGGGCAGTGCCGGTCAACGTCAACTACCGCTACGTGGAGGAGGAGCTGGCCCACCTCTACCGTGACGCCGACCTCGTGGCGCTGGTCTTCGACGCGGAGTTCACGGGACGGGTGGCGGCGGCGTTGCCGCGGTCGGGCGACCGGATGCGCCACCTGATCCGGGTGGGGCCACCGCCCGGCGCCACGGCGGAACCGGGCATCACCCCCGTGCCCTTCGCCGACGCCGAGGCCGCCGGCTCCCCCGGGCGCGACTTCGCACCGCGTTCGGGCGACGACCGCTTCATCATCTACACGGGCGGTACCACCGGCATGCCCAAGGGCGTGGTCTGGCGGCAGGAGGACCTCTTCTTCTCCGGGCTGGCCGGCGGAGCGCCGAGGGGCGAGCCGGCGAAGCGGCCGCAGGAGGTCGCCGAGCGCGTCGCGGCCGGCGGCGAGGGGCTCGTCTTCTTTCCGATGGCCCCGCTGATGCACGGCACGGCCACGCTCACCGCGCTCGTCGCCTTCTGCCTCGGCCAGAAGGTGGTGCTGCAGCGGCGTTACGACCCCGGACGGGCGCTGCGCACGGTCGCCCGGGAGCGGGTCACCAGTTCGTCGCTGGTCGGCGACGCGATGCTGCGCCCGCTGCTGGACGCCCTGGCCGGGCCCTCGCGGGGCGCCGACTGCTCGTCCCTGCTGAGCGTCAGCAGTTCGGGGGCCGTCCTGTCGGAGACGGTGCGCGCCCAGTTCGCCGAACTGCTGCCGGGAGTACTGCTGATCAACAACTTCGGCTCCTCGGAGTCGGGCTTCAACGGCACCGCCACCGACGACGCCGGGCTGGAGCGGGGCTTCCGGCTGCGGGTCAACGACCGTACGGCGGTGGTCGACCCGGTCACCCACCGGCCGGCGCCTTCGGGTGTACCGGGCCGGCTGGCCCAGCGCGGCCACGTCCCGCTGGGCTACTACAACGACCCCGAGAAGACGGCGGAGACGTTCTTCACGGCCGGCGGCGAGCGGTGGGTGCTGCTCGGCGACATGGCGACGGTGGACTCCGAGGGCGTGGTCACGGTGCTCGGACGGGGCTCGCAGTGCATCAACACGGGCGGCGAGAAGGTGTTCCCGGAGGAGGTGGAACAGGTCCTCAAGGCACATCCGTCGGTCTACGACGCACTGGTCACGGGCGTCCCCGACCCTCGGTGGGGCCAGCGCGTCGCGGCGGTCGTCCAGCCCCGCGAGGGCGCCGACCCGCCGTCCCTGACCGCCCTGCAGGCCCACTGCCGCGCGAGGCTCGCGGGCTACAAGGTGCCGCGCACCCTGGTCCTCACGGACCGCGTCCAGCGCTCCCCGAGCGGCAAGGCGGACTACCGCTGGGCCCGGGCGGTGGCAGAGGGCGCGCCGGCGTGA